TCCCCGACGTATGTGGGAAGCATGCTGGCTGACGTTCGATATGCGCTGAAGTGGCTTCTGCGCTCGCCGGGTTTCTCGGCGGTCGCCATCCTGTCCCTCGGCATCGGCATCGGCTTCAACTCCGCGCTGTTCTCCATCGTCGACGCGCTGCTCTTCCGGCCGCTGCCGGTCGTGCATCCCGAGCGCCTGGTCGATGTCTACACGAAGGCAGCCGACGGCGACACCTATTCGACCAACTCCTATCCCGACTTCCTCGATTTCCAGACGAAGAGCACCGTCTTCAGCGGCCTGGTCGGGTATAGCCCGTCGATCGCCGCGGTCAAGGCCGGCGATCGGTCGCGGATGGCGCTCGGAGAAGTCGTCAGCGGGAACTACTTCCAGGTGCTTGGCGTGAACGCCGCCATCGGCCGCACGCTCCTGCCGGAAGACGATCGCCGCGGCGCGCCGCGCGCGGCCGTGCTCTCCTACGTCTCGTGGCGGCGCGATTTCGGCAGCGATCCAGGCGTGACCGGTCGAACCTTGTTGATCCACGGCCAGCCCTATTCGATCGTCGGCGTCGCGCCGGCGGCCTTCACCGGCATGGTCCCGATGCTGCAGCCGGAGGTGTGGACAGCGATTGGCTGGGTCGAGGACGTCGAACCGGCCGGCATCCAGGACGTCGTGCCGTCGCCGAGCGGCACCACGCGTCTCGATCGCCGCGGGCAGCGCTGGCTGTTCGCGAAGGGACGCCTGAAGGATGGCGAGACAGGGGCGCGCGCGCAGGCCGAGATGTCGCTGCTGATGAAGCAGCTCGCCGCCGAATACCCGAAAACCAACCAGCAGCGGCCGGTCGTGACGGCCATGAACGTGCGGATTCACCCCCAGGCCGACCAGGCGCTGCGGCCGATCGCCGCTGGGCTGATGGTGGCGATCGCGCTCGTGCTGGTCGTCGCGTGCGCCAACGTCGCCAACATGCTGCTGGCGCGCGCCTCGGGCCGCCGCCGCGAGATCGGCATCCGACTCGCCATCGGCGCCAGCCGCCGGCGCCTGATGCGGCAGCTGCTGACCGAGAGTGTCGTCCTGGGCGGGCTCGGCGCGATCGTCGGCGTGACGCTGGCCGCGGTCGCCATCCAGGTCATCGCCGCGCTGCCACTGCCGATTCCGATTCCGGTCGCGGTGTCGCTGCACATCGACGCGCGCGTGCTCACCTTCACGATCGCGATTGCCGCCGCGGCGGGACTCCTGGCCGGGCTGGCGCCGGCGGCGCGCGCCACCCGCGCCGACCTGGTTTCGGATCTGAAGGGCGACGCGATGGTGCAGCGAGTCGGACGCCGCTGGACGCTTCGCGACGGCCTGGTCGTGCTGCAAACCGCCGTCACGCTGGTGCTCCTGGTGACGGCCGGTCTCCTCACCCATAGCATCCTTCGCGCGCAGCGGGTCGATCTCGGCTTCCGGGCGAACGGACTGGCGGTGCTCGGGACCGAGCTCGGGCTGATCGGCTACGACGAGACGAAGGCGACGGCGCTGATGCGGCGCGCCGCCGAGCGCACCGCGACGCTTCCCGGCGTGCAGTCGGTGTCGCGGGTCGTGCGGCAGCCGTTGGCGATCAACTACAACCGCAACACCGTCACCTTCCCCGGCCAGGGCATCGTCGACGAGCGCGGCGTCTCGATCGACGCGACCTGGGTTGACGAGCACTACTTCGACACGATGTCGATTCCGCTGCTGCGCGGCCGCACCTTCAACAACGGCGACACGCCGCGTTCGGCGAAGGTCGCGATCGTGAACGAAGCATTCGTGCGCCGCTATTGGCCCGGCACCGACGGACTGGGGCACCACTTCCATACACCGTCGAACGGCGGGACCGACTATGTCGTGGTCGGCGTGTCGGCCACGTACAAGGTCGACACCGTCGGGGAGGCGCCCACGCCCTACATTCAGTACGCGCTCTCACAGCAGCCCTCGACCGGCGAGGTCCTGCTCGCGCGCACCGGCGGCGATCCGGCGGCGCTGCTGGCGGCGATGCGGCGCGAAATTCTCGTGCTCGAGCCGAACACCGTCTTCCTCGACAGTCAGACGATGGACGGCCAGGTGAGCGCGGCGCTGCTGCCGGCGCGGATCGCCGCGCAGACGATCGTGCTGGTCGGCGTCATCGCGACACTGCTCGCCGCAATCGGACTCTACGGGGTCGTCGCGTATGCCGTCGGCCGGCGGACGCGCGAAATCGGGATCCGGATGGCGCTGGGCGCGGCGCCGGGGGGCGTGCTGGCGATGGTCATGCGCCAGGGCCTGGCGCTGGCAGCGGCGGGGATCGTCGCCGGACTGCTATTGGCGTTCGTCGCGGCGCGTGCGATCGCCGCCGCCCTGTATGGCGTCGGCGCCGGCGACCCGCTCGCCTGGAGCATCGCCGTCGCAGTACTGCTGGCTTCGGCGGCGCTTGCCAACTACG
This genomic window from Vicinamibacterales bacterium contains:
- a CDS encoding ABC transporter permease; the protein is MLADVRYALKWLLRSPGFSAVAILSLGIGIGFNSALFSIVDALLFRPLPVVHPERLVDVYTKAADGDTYSTNSYPDFLDFQTKSTVFSGLVGYSPSIAAVKAGDRSRMALGEVVSGNYFQVLGVNAAIGRTLLPEDDRRGAPRAAVLSYVSWRRDFGSDPGVTGRTLLIHGQPYSIVGVAPAAFTGMVPMLQPEVWTAIGWVEDVEPAGIQDVVPSPSGTTRLDRRGQRWLFAKGRLKDGETGARAQAEMSLLMKQLAAEYPKTNQQRPVVTAMNVRIHPQADQALRPIAAGLMVAIALVLVVACANVANMLLARASGRRREIGIRLAIGASRRRLMRQLLTESVVLGGLGAIVGVTLAAVAIQVIAALPLPIPIPVAVSLHIDARVLTFTIAIAAAAGLLAGLAPAARATRADLVSDLKGDAMVQRVGRRWTLRDGLVVLQTAVTLVLLVTAGLLTHSILRAQRVDLGFRANGLAVLGTELGLIGYDETKATALMRRAAERTATLPGVQSVSRVVRQPLAINYNRNTVTFPGQGIVDERGVSIDATWVDEHYFDTMSIPLLRGRTFNNGDTPRSAKVAIVNEAFVRRYWPGTDGLGHHFHTPSNGGTDYVVVGVSATYKVDTVGEAPTPYIQYALSQQPSTGEVLLARTGGDPAALLAAMRREILVLEPNTVFLDSQTMDGQVSAALLPARIAAQTIVLVGVIATLLAAIGLYGVVAYAVGRRTREIGIRMALGAAPGGVLAMVMRQGLALAAAGIVAGLLLAFVAARAIAAALYGVGAGDPLAWSIAVAVLLASAALANYVPARRAARVDPSIALRQS